The Vigna unguiculata cultivar IT97K-499-35 chromosome 11, ASM411807v1, whole genome shotgun sequence genomic sequence GTAATTCATGACAGAAGCATGAAATTAAAAACCATACATTTAACATTTTGCAGACACGGCCCCTGCTACTATCCAAAGAACAAAAGTGTACCAACCTTTCTTTATGTACGAGTATCACCAAACTCATTTCTAGAAAACAGTAACAAAAATACAGAAAATAACAATAGAAACGTGGTAAAGGTAACACTGCTTGAACTTGTCAGAAGTATAAGAAAAAGGACCGAAATCACGTGCCATACCAGgtacctttctttttctcccATTCAAAAGAATCAAAATCTCGATATAGGAGCCAATTTGGTGTATCAATCTCTTTCTTTTCACATTATACCATCTTCATCACTATTATCTAGTCACTCAACCAGTAGCAGATGCAGAGAAAGTTTAAAGATACACAGAAGAAAACTACTAGCTAGATGAAAACTCAAGTTAACCACACAACATAAATTACAACTTTTTAAAGATGATGAATAACAAGACACGACAACTAAACTGAAGCAACTGAAGAGATTACaagcatgttttttttttcttaatttctttcgCCAACTTTTCTTCCACTGAAACGTTATTGAGGAGACAAAAGTCGAGTCACCAAACAATGACCCAAACAAAGGTTTAGTTTAGTCTCTTTTAGTGGCAAAAGATAACCTTGAGCTCGTGCGGGGAGGAACACTGATGCATGAGGGAGGGGTTGTCGTGGGCGTAGGTGAAAGTGTTGGGGCACGCGTGCTTGAAGAAGGTGGAGTACACGGACTCACGGCACGTGTGGGGGCTGTTGAAGTGGTTCCTACAGCAGAGCTCGTCGGTGTGGAAAGCCTCGCACCCGCTCTTGCACGCGACAACGGGCCCGTGAACGGCCGGGACGCGGTGCTGCAGCACGGGGGGACACGTGGCAAGCAAGTCGGCGCGGCAACCAACCACCGGGCACACGCCTTTGCCCTCGTGTGGGGTCACCGTCATGGGGACGTTGAACCCGTCGACGAGGCTCACGCCGTAGGAGACGGAATCGCCGTTTCCGTGGTGGACCTCCACTTGCGCCAGGGAGGCGGGAGGAGAACCGCCGGCGCCGTTGCACTGGAGACGGCCGCCGCAGTCACCGCTGGCGCAGGAGAAGCCGGCGCCGGAGTGGGTGCAGCCGGTACGGGCCCAGACCCGGCCTGACCAGTGGACATCCGGGACGGGGATGGACTGGTGGGTGAGGGTGTTGAGGGTAAAGCCGCCGCCGGCGAGGACTGGGTGGCCGGCGTTGGGTTGAATGGCTGGCCACACGGTGTAGTTGCAGTTGTTAACTAAGGTTAGGATAAGGGCACCTGTGGGTGAGGTAAGGGTGGTGACAGCGAGGATGAAGAATGTGCATAGGAACAGTGAAGGAGCCATGACTTGGTATGTAAAACTGAAAATATAAGCACGCCGGAGAAGGTTACATTTTACGGTTATTTATAGAGGGTTTTGGATGAAGGTGTAAACTGGGTTGTTGGGTGTGTTACAGaggattatattttttactttgtggGACGGAATTACCCTTTCCCTGTGCATTTAAACGGcgttaaagttttgaattttgaatttcgAACGGTGGAGGAAAGTGGAAAGAGTTTGGTTTTTGTGTtagtatttttgtctttttaacaTTCTTTTATTGTGAAAATATGGTGTTGGAGGGATCAGTGGGAATTGCAAACTAAGGGCCTCGAACCTTCCAGCAACACTCCTCCCATAGCTGgatgaataaaaaaactataattttgtCAAAAGTTTAAGATTAAcgtataacatttatattatgttttcttaggATCTAGGTGTCTaactttataataattataagattaaattatcTCCTAGCCTAGTAAAATATCGATTGGATTcctctattttaaaaaagtgtcagatataaattcataaatttttttttatttttttttatttttaaaaaaagttaaaaatttgtcACATTTTAAACTGACATCGTGTCACATGATGATAACAATATGATATGGCAATGACAGTATCATGTTATTATGTCTGTgtcactttctcatttttaatttgatttatatatttttatttttgtttcaatttaatttaatttttttttacttttttaatgatataattTGTGTGTTGTAATAGAATGATGGCATTTGATAGAcatatgaaatttaattttaattaatgcaTTATTATACTATCATTGGTGTCTTTCTCGAATTAAGTTTAAacttttactttaataatattcattttatgaaactctatatttgtttgctattttgtttttcttgacATGGGTTAGGTTAGAAAAGTTAACATATCAAGGACCTCGTAAATAGAGCTAGCTTGTTATCCTTTCGCATTTTTTAAAACGTTTTTGTATGGTGACCAACTAACTAAACTATCACAAATTTCATGTGCATACTTATTTTATCCCCACATATTTCATGGGAAATGaataaatgattaaacaaataaattatggaCAAACGATTAATAACGTTTATAAgtgattatgaaaaaaatatttaaatcgataaaaatatgatatgttatgattttctaATGCTGTTTACGTATTTTTAGTACAAAtgatttaaatttcttatttagtatttttttttacactagTTAACAGCacttataataaaagaaaggtTAACTTTTGTAATTAAATGTAACTAATTTTTGCACAGTATGGATTTATTAGATAACTATTTAACTTTCTAACAGCAAACAATCTTATTTAACCCTAAGTTTAtagttcaatttaaaatttctaaaacaaGTATGTTATAACTtgaaaaatgcttaaatatttattttcattttttagaatGAGTAAATTTAGATTCTGTTTCAtggattttttgtttttcttatttgattttaatttcagCATTATTTTATACCTGTCATTAAATGAAATGCTAAAGTATTATTCTAGAAAATATCCATTAGTGCGCAATATGATGTtgatataacatttttatatatttaaataaataatacatattttaaaataagttttagaaaactaaattaatttttgaaataatgtaaataaagaatattttacaagataaaaaacacaaaattttacCTTCATATtaatgacataaaaaatatacttttataatatttggaataaaaaatcactaactaaaaatatattatgtcaaaagaaaatttatttacacaaaAACGCGCATTCAAATATCCCATGAAAGAcatacaaattatatttctaattctTACGTATTCACCGTTGGATTGTATTTGAATTCGTTAAATGTATAAAATGTTACTTATCACATGTTCTTTCATGCTATTAAATTCACATTCACGTTTTCTCTACTTTTGAAACAATTAAAGTATGGTGTCTTATTtattcaaagtattttaaaatttaaatgtagcTATGGAAACAACTAAATGTGGTCAAACAGAAGAATACAATTTCTTTCTAATTATAATATCCCTAGAAATATAATcacataaaatgtaaaatttctaAGCGGTGGCAAAATGGGCGGTCTGGCCGTTTTGACCCGACTTGTCTGCAGCCCATAAAAAAGGAATCGGGCTGGATTGGTCCGTCAAACAGAAACGGCCAACAATCACAACCCGTCCCGTATAGAATGGACTAACGAGTGGGGATAACtcgtttactttttttttgatttttttttaaacttttttaatttatttttaatttattttaaatttttttatatttacatataaattattattaaatgcatatttaatcaaataaaatatttttaaaatgtttaattgatcagttaatgtttttaattagataaattaaaataattattaaagttacatattaaattattcaatttacatattaaattattcgattataactaataattaaaatttaattggtaggtgttaataatttaaattataatactattgtatatttacatatttaaaaaatataatataaaaaattaatcttttcaattacatttatttttttaaaatgggtTGGCTCATACTTCAACCCGTCAAATTGACAGACTGGACAGAACAGACCAAAACAAACTGACaggttgaaatcttcaacctAAGTCATCCCTTTTAACATGGGCTGACCCGTTGTGCCCAGCCCGTTTTGCTATCCTTATACTACTCTGATTAATATGTGAAATTTCACCTTCCACAATATTATTTCGGTAAACTACATGcttgtattttatattgtttgagttaaaaaaaattgttttagcggctaaatttaattacaaacatAATAAGGATAATGgtttgttaaatattttgttgGTTTCTAGTGAATAAACGCCTCTATTGCCTTATTAGactattttgtatttattcaattatttttgttcagtccattttcatcactgtttcaaaataaagtattttaaatactaACAAGGGTCCGTCATGAAATAAACGGATCGGTACAAATTTACTCAGAAGTAGTccacaataacaataattttattttggtccttAAGATAACAGTTGTTGGGCTTTGTATATGCATTGGTTTAATCATGAGATTGGGTAGCTTTTTCTTGTTCCACccctaatattattattaactgcATCTTCATACTaacaaaagtaattaaaataccCTCTCTCACCCCAATCTACCATTCCACCAGGCTGGATATAATTTATTGCACTGAATTACATTCTTAACTACTGTAATGAACTAAAATTTAGTTTATCTGAACTAaactaaaaatagtttaaacgaactaaaatgtttttctgttttaaaaaattgaattttactgaattgtaatataaattaagCTAAATTGCTATGAATTAAACCTTCGTTTAAACTACATTAATCAAactgtattaattttaaactaaattgtactatttttttaactgaattatactacttttaaaatttttaaaatgaaagaaagaaagttttacataatgaaagaaaagaagttTTACATAGATAATGACCTT encodes the following:
- the LOC114168374 gene encoding osmotin-like protein, whose amino-acid sequence is MAPSLFLCTFFILAVTTLTSPTGALILTLVNNCNYTVWPAIQPNAGHPVLAGGGFTLNTLTHQSIPVPDVHWSGRVWARTGCTHSGAGFSCASGDCGGRLQCNGAGGSPPASLAQVEVHHGNGDSVSYGVSLVDGFNVPMTVTPHEGKGVCPVVGCRADLLATCPPVLQHRVPAVHGPVVACKSGCEAFHTDELCCRNHFNSPHTCRESVYSTFFKHACPNTFTYAHDNPSLMHQCSSPHELKVIFCH